The following are encoded together in the Vigna angularis cultivar LongXiaoDou No.4 chromosome 9, ASM1680809v1, whole genome shotgun sequence genome:
- the LOC108321579 gene encoding uncharacterized protein LOC108321579: MSTTKNHFKDPEHLYSPWSFSKLTAFFFLLISISYLFYSLRFVSHSYDCDQPPHIPTVTHHHTSNPPPEEKPPPFEETNLSHIVFGIGASAKLWKQRKEYIKMWWRPNEMRGVVWLEQRVKTEPGDENSLPLLRISGDTSRFKYKNPKGHRSAIRISRIVSETLRLGMTDVRWFVMGDDDTVFVAENLVKVLQKYDHNQFYYIGSSSESHLQNIYFSYNMAYGGGGFAISYPLAVALEKMQDRCIQRYPGLYGSDDRIQACMAELGVPLTKEKGFHQFDVYGNLFGLLAAHPLTPLVSIHHLDVAEPIFPNVSRVRALKRLNGPMKLDPAGLMQQSICYDKGRTWTVSVSWGYAVQIFRGIFSAREMEMPARTFLNWYRRADYTAYPFNTRPVSRHVCQKPFVYFLSEAVYDSAANETSTHYIRVQENPDCKWKMEDPTRIKSVEVRKKIDPHLWDKAPRRNCCRVRRTKKKETMVIDVGECRGDEVVEL, translated from the exons ATGTCCACCACGAAGAACCATTTCAAAGACCCTGAACATTTATACTCTCCATGGAGCTTCTCAAAGCTCACggctttcttcttcctcttaaTCTCCATCTCCTACCTCTTCTACTCCCTCAGATTCGTCAGCCACTCCTATGACTGTGATCAACCACCCCACATTCCCACCGTCACTCACCATCACACATCCAACCCCCCACCCGAAGAAAAGCCTCCACCTTTTGAAGAAACCAACCTTTCCCACATAGTCTTTGGCATAGGGGCCTCGGCCAAGCTCTGGAAGCAGCGAAAAGAGTACATCAAGATGTGGTGGAGGCCCAATGAGATGCGTGGAGTTGTGTGGTTGGAGCAGAGGGTGAAGACTGAACCCGGTGATGAAAATTCCTTACCCTTGTTGAGGATCTCCGGTGACACTTCAAGGTTCAAGTATAAGAATCCAAAGGGGCATAGATCGGCGATTAGAATCTCACGCATAGTGTCTGAGACTCTGAGGCTTGGGATGACAGATGTGAGGTGGTTCGTGATGGGGGACGATGACACCGTTTTTGTGGCAGAAAATTTGGTGAAGGTTTTGCAGAAGTATGACCATAACCAGTTCTATTACATTGGGAGTTCTTCAGAGAGTCATTTGCAGAATATATACTTTTCTTACAATATGGCTTATGGGGGTGGTGGTTTTGCCATCAGTTATCCTTTGGCTGTGGCATTGGAGAAAATGCAAGATAGGTGCATTCAGAGGTACCCTGGTCTGTATGGTTCTGATGACAGAATTCAAGCTTGTATGGCAGAATTAGGAGTTCCTCTCACCAAGGAGAAAGGCTTCCATCAG TTCGATGTGTACGGCAATCTCTTTGGGCTTCTGGCGGCCCATCCACTTACACCGCTGGTGTCTATACATCACTTGGACGTGGCAGAGCCCATATTTCCAAACGTGAGCCGGGTGCGGGCTCTGAAGCGGCTGAACGGGCCCATGAAGCTGGACCCAGCCGGGCTCATGCAGCAATCTATTTGCTACGACAAGGGCCGGACCTGGACCGTATCCGTTTCGTGGGGATACGCGGTTCAAATATTCCGGGGCATTTTCTCGGCCAGGGAAATGGAGATGCCGGCGAGGACGTTCCTAAACTGGTACAGACGGGCCGATTACACGGCGTACCCGTTCAACACCCGCCCTGTCAGCCGCCATGTTTGTCAGAAACCTTTTGTCTATTTCTTGTCAGAGGCAGTGTATGACAGTGCTGCCAATGAAACTTCAACTCATTACATTCGGGTTCAGGAAAACCCCGATTGCAAGTGGAAAATGGAGGATCCCACCCGGATCAAATCGGTCGAAGTTCGTAAGAAAATCGACCCGCATTTGTGGGATAAG GCTCCAAGAAGAAATTGTTGTAGGGTTCGACGCACGAAGAAGAAAGAAACTATGGTGATTGATGTTGGGGAATGCAGGGGAGATGAAGTTGTTGAATTGTAG
- the LOC108321588 gene encoding stemmadenine O-acetyltransferase translates to MRVEVEIISREDIRPSSPTPSHLRVFSLSLLDHLIPSPYAPIILFYNSPKSNTTYLSEVPKRLQLLKTSLSETLTNFYPLGGKIKEDLSIECNDEGANFVLARVKCPLDEFLVQPQVTELHKFLPVDLLSEGSNSGTYVTNIQVNIFECGGIAIGMCISHRILDGAALSTFIKGWTERAKGCNQSTQPNFIVPSLFPTYSPWFRDLSMWMWGSLFKQGKWVTRRFLFRNSAIATVKAQTPGTENSTRLQMVSAMLWKSLMGVSKARFGTQRPSFVTHLVNLRRKTDEALCPEHAMGNLLWLMAAESVDDNEMGLEELVGKLRTAISRVDKEFVEELRGDKGRSTMQESLRAIGEMGSKSEVDYFGFSSWCNFGYYEADFGWGKPTWVSGCGSIDSVSMFMNLIILVDTRLGDGIEAWVTLEEDDMTHLKANPELLTCATLDPSPLAMSSVA, encoded by the coding sequence atGAGAGTTGAAGTAGAAATAATTTCTAGAGAAGATATTAGACCTTCTTCTCCCACACCCTCTCACCTTAGAGTCTTCAGCCTTTCCCTTTTGGATCACCTTATCCCATCGCCATATGCTCCAATAATCCTGTTCTACAACTCACCTAAGAGTAACACAACTTACCTTTCTGAAGTCCCCAAGAGGTTACAATTGCTGAAAACATCTCTATCAGAGACACTAACCAACTTCTACCCTCTAGGTGGCAAAATCAAAGAGGATCTGTCCATTGAGTGCAATGATGAAGGTGCTAATTTTGTGCTGGCCCGAGTGAAATGTCCTCTAGATGAATTTCTGGTCCAACCTCAGGTAACCGAACTACACAAGTTTCTTCCTGTTGATCTTCTGTCTGAAGGATCAAATTCAGGAACCTATGTGACTAACATTCAAGTGAACATCTTTGAATGTGGGGGAATTGCCATTGGCATGTGCATTTCTCATAGGATCCTAGATGGAGCTGCACTAAGCACCTTTATCAAAGGGTGGACAGAAAGGGCCAAGGGCTGTAACCAATCAACCCAACCAAACTTCATAGTACCTTCTCTCTTCCCCACTTACAGTCCATGGTTTAGAGACTTATCTATGTGGATGTGGGGTTCCTTGTTCAAACAGGGCAAGTGGGTCACAAGGAGGTTTCTGTTTAGAAACTCAGCTATTGCCACAGTCAAGGCTCAAACACCAGGCACAGAAAATTCCACACGTCTGCAGATGGTTTCTGCTATGCTGTGGAAGTCCCTCATGGGGGTGTCCAAGGCACGGTTTGGCACCCAAAGGCCTTCTTTTGTTACTCATCTGGTGAACCTGAGGAGAAAAACGGACGAGGCTCTTTGTCCTGAACATGCTATGGGAAATCTTCTTTGGTTGATGGCTGCAGAGAGTGTGGATGATAATGAGATGGGGTTGGAGGAGTTGGTGGGGAAGTTGAGGACTGCAATATCAAGAGTAGATAAGGAATTTGTTGAAGAATTGAGAGGTGATAAGGGAAGGTCAACTATGCAGGAAAGTCTTAGGGCAATAGGTGAGATGGGATCAAAGAGTGAAGTGGATTATTTTGGGTTTAGTAGTTGGTGCAATTTTGGGTACTACGAGGCTGATTTTGGGTGGGGAAAACCCACATGGGTGAGTGGTTGTGGTTCAATTGACTCAGTTTCAATGTTTATGAATCTTATCATCCTAGTGGACACAAGGTTGGGAGATGGCATAGAAGCTTGGGTTACCTTGGAAGAGGACGATATGACTCATTTGAAAGCAAACCCTGAACTCCTCACTTGTGCAACACTCGATCCAAGTCCTTTAGCAATGAGTTCAGTTGCCTGA
- the LOC108321583 gene encoding UDP-glucose flavonoid 3-O-glucosyltransferase 7: METPRPLEICFLPFFAQGHQIPMVQLARLIASRGQHVTIVATSANAHLFQKTIDDDIASGHHIRVHLIKFPNTQVGLPEGIENLVSATDNITAGKIHMAAHFIQPQVEAVLKESPPDVFIPDILFTWSKDLSKRLQIPRLVFNPISIFDVCLIQAIKAHPEAFLSDSGPYQIPGLPHPLTLPVKPSPGFAVLTESLLEGEEDSHGVIVNSFAELDAEYTQNYENLTGRKVWHVGPSSLMVEQIVKKPAVVSEIRQECLTWLDSKEKDSVLYICFGSLVLLSDKQLYELANGLDASGHSFIWVVHRKKKEGQEEEEEEKWLPEGFEEKMEKEKRGMLIKGWAPQPLILNHPAVGGFLTHCGWNAVVEAISAGVPMVTMPGFSDQYYNEKLITEVHGFGVEVGAAEWSMSPYEGKKTVLSGERIEKAVKRLMDKGNEGEKIRMKAKEMQDKAWRAVQEGGSSHNNLTALIDHLKSLFPVST, encoded by the coding sequence ATGGAGACACCACGACCGTTGGAAATATGCTTCCTTCCATTCTTCGCACAAGGCCATCAAATCCCAATGGTTCAGCTTGCACGCTTGATCGCCTCACGTGGACAGCACGTCACAATCGTCGCCACTTCCGCCAACGCCCACCTCTTCCAAAAAACCATCGACGACGACATAGCCTCCGGCCACCACATCCGCGTCCACCTCATCAAATTCCCCAACACCCAAGTGGGTCTACCGGAAGGCATAGAAAATCTCGTTTCAGCCACAGACAACATCACCGCCGGAAAAATCCACATGGCGGCGCACTTCATCCAGCCTCAGGTCGAAGCTGTCCTGAAAGAGTCCCCTCCCGATGTCTTCATCCCTGACATCCTCTTCACCTGGAGCAAGGACTTGTCCAAGCGTCTTCAAATCCCGAGGCTCGTCTTTAACCCTATATCCATCTTCGACGTCTGCTTGATCCAGGCCATCAAAGCCCACCCCGAGGCCTTTCTCTCCGATTCCGGGCCCTACCAGATTCCGGGTCTCCCTCACCCTCTCACTCTCCCGGTCAAACCCTCGCCGGGTTTCGCAGTGCTGACGGAATCTCTTCTTGAAGGTGAAGAGGACAGTCATGGAGTTATCGTGAACAGTTTCGCTGAACTCGACGCTGAGTACACTCAGAATTACGAAAACCTCACAGGAAGAAAAGTTTGGCATGTTGGCCCCAGCTCCCTCATGGTGGAACAAATCGTTAAGAAACCCGCCGTTGTCAGCGAGATCAGACAGGAGTGTCTTACGTGGCTTGACTCAAAGGAAAAGGACTCGGTTCTCTACATTTGTTTTGGAAGCCTCGTTCTTCTTTCGGACAAACAGCTTTATGAATTGGCCAACGGCCTGGATGCCTCCGGGCACTCTTTCATCTGGGTGGTTCACCGGAAAAAAAAAGAGggacaagaagaagaagaggaagaaaagtggTTGCCAGAGGGGTTTGAGGAGAAGatggagaaagagaagagagggaTGTTGATCAAGGGATGGGCACCGCAGCCTTTGATATTGAACCACCCTGCAGTGGGAGGGTTTTTGACGCACTGTGGGTGGAACGCGGTGGTGGAGGCCATCAGTGCTGGGGTTCCGATGGTGACTATGCCGGGGTTCAGTGATCAGTACTACAATGAGAAGCTTATAACGGAGGTGCACGGGTTTGGGGTGGAGGTGGGTGCGGCGGAGTGGAGCATGTCGCCGTACGAGGGGAAGAAGACGGTGTTGAGTGGGGAGAGAATAGAGAAGGCTGTGAAGAGGTTGATGGATAAAGGAAACGAAGGTGAGAAGATAAGGATGAAGGCGAAGGAAATGCAGGATAAAGCTTGGAGAGCTGTTCAAGAAGGTGGATCCTCACACAACAATCTCACTGCTCTCATCGATCATCTCAAATCTCTCTTTCCAGTATCTACCTAA